One segment of Gordonia terrae DNA contains the following:
- a CDS encoding TetR/AcrR family transcriptional regulator — protein MKVNRRTQAERTAATRAALIAAGRKLFGERGFADVGTQEIVAEAGVTRGALYHQFDDKKGLFVAVYDDVEQSIVAQIAEAVGDRAGEDPLAALKAGMRLFLRLCTEPEVHRITLVEAPSVLGWSEWRARGEEFGFALVEGLIAAAIATGQAVEQPTRPLAHVAIGALDEAALFVAAADDREAATEQVAAVLERIVDSFAT, from the coding sequence ATGAAAGTCAATCGTCGTACCCAGGCGGAGCGGACCGCGGCCACCCGCGCGGCGCTCATCGCCGCCGGACGCAAGCTCTTCGGCGAGCGCGGCTTCGCCGACGTCGGGACCCAGGAGATCGTCGCCGAAGCCGGCGTCACGCGCGGTGCGCTCTATCACCAGTTCGACGACAAGAAGGGCCTGTTCGTCGCCGTCTACGACGACGTGGAGCAGTCGATCGTGGCGCAGATCGCCGAGGCGGTGGGTGACCGCGCCGGCGAGGATCCGCTCGCCGCACTGAAGGCGGGTATGCGCCTCTTCCTGCGGCTGTGCACCGAGCCGGAGGTGCACCGCATCACCCTCGTCGAGGCGCCGTCGGTGCTGGGCTGGAGTGAATGGCGGGCGCGCGGTGAGGAATTCGGATTCGCGCTGGTCGAGGGGCTGATCGCGGCGGCGATCGCGACGGGCCAGGCCGTCGAGCAGCCCACCCGCCCGCTGGCCCATGTCGCGATCGGCGCGCTCGACGAGGCGGCGCTCTTCGTCGCCGCGGCCGACGACCGCGAGGCCGCCACCGAGCAGGTCGCCGCGGTCCTCGAGCGGATCGTCGACTCGTTCGCGACCTAG
- a CDS encoding GMC family oxidoreductase: MSETYDYVVVGGGSGGAVVASRLSEDPSVTVCLLEAGPSDVGDDAILRLDRWMELLESGYDWDYPIEPQENGNDFMRHARAKVLGGCSSHNSCIAFWAPREDLDSWERDFGCAGWGSEELYRLYPQIETNDAPGAHHGRSGPVHLMTVPPNDPCGVAVLDACEAVGIPRAEFNSGTTVVNGANFFQINRRPDGVRASSSVSYLHPHLDRPNLTVRTGSWAKRVVIERVDGELRAVGVDITDNAFGRTTRIEARREVIVSAGAIDSPKLLMLSGIGPADDLREHEIEALVDAPGVGEHLQDHPEGVIGFETTKPMIRESTQWWEAGIFTTIDEGLARPDLMMHYGSVPFDMHTLRQGYPTSDNTFCLTPNVTHARSRGTVALRSRDFRDKPRVDPRYFTDVEGYDMRIMIAGLRKAREIAAAAPLANWIARELYPGPDTTSDAELADYITRTHNTVYHPVGTVRMGPPDDELSPLDPELRVKGVAGLRVADASVFPEHTTVNPNLTVMLVGERCAELMRAEI; the protein is encoded by the coding sequence GTGAGCGAGACCTACGACTACGTGGTCGTCGGCGGCGGCTCCGGGGGCGCCGTGGTGGCGTCGCGGTTGTCCGAAGACCCCTCGGTCACGGTGTGCCTACTGGAAGCGGGGCCGTCCGATGTCGGCGACGATGCGATCCTCCGGCTCGACCGGTGGATGGAACTCCTCGAATCCGGTTACGACTGGGACTATCCCATCGAACCGCAGGAGAACGGCAACGACTTCATGCGCCACGCCCGGGCCAAGGTCCTCGGCGGGTGCAGTTCGCACAACAGTTGCATCGCCTTCTGGGCGCCGCGCGAGGACCTCGATTCCTGGGAACGCGACTTCGGCTGCGCAGGATGGGGTTCCGAGGAGTTGTATCGGCTGTATCCGCAGATCGAGACCAACGACGCACCGGGCGCACATCACGGTCGCAGCGGTCCCGTCCACCTCATGACGGTGCCGCCGAACGACCCGTGCGGCGTCGCCGTGCTCGACGCCTGCGAGGCGGTCGGCATCCCCCGCGCCGAGTTCAACAGCGGTACGACGGTCGTCAACGGAGCCAACTTCTTCCAGATCAATCGCCGACCCGACGGGGTACGCGCTTCGTCATCGGTCAGCTACCTGCACCCGCACCTCGATCGGCCGAATCTCACCGTCCGTACCGGGTCGTGGGCCAAGCGGGTGGTGATCGAGAGGGTCGACGGCGAGCTGCGCGCCGTGGGCGTGGACATCACCGACAACGCGTTCGGTCGCACGACACGGATCGAGGCCCGGCGCGAGGTGATCGTCTCGGCGGGCGCGATCGACTCGCCGAAGTTGTTGATGCTCTCCGGGATCGGTCCGGCCGACGACCTCCGCGAGCACGAGATCGAGGCCCTCGTCGACGCACCGGGGGTCGGTGAACACCTCCAGGACCACCCCGAGGGGGTGATCGGATTCGAGACCACGAAGCCGATGATCCGCGAGTCGACCCAGTGGTGGGAGGCGGGCATCTTCACCACCATCGATGAGGGCCTCGCTCGGCCGGATCTGATGATGCACTATGGCAGCGTGCCGTTCGACATGCACACACTGCGTCAGGGTTATCCGACCAGCGACAACACCTTCTGCCTGACACCGAATGTGACGCACGCCCGGTCACGGGGCACGGTTGCGTTGCGCTCCCGCGACTTCCGCGACAAGCCGCGCGTGGACCCCCGGTACTTCACCGACGTCGAGGGCTACGACATGCGGATCATGATCGCTGGCCTGCGGAAGGCTCGCGAGATCGCTGCCGCCGCACCACTGGCGAATTGGATTGCGCGCGAGTTGTATCCGGGCCCCGACACCACGAGTGACGCCGAACTGGCCGACTACATCACCCGCACCCACAACACCGTCTACCACCCGGTGGGCACCGTGCGGATGGGTCCGCCCGACGACGAGCTGTCACCGCTGGACCCCGAACTGCGTGTGAAAGGTGTTGCAGGCCTGCGGGTCGCCGATGCATCGGTGTTCCCCGAGCACACGACGGTGAACCCGAACCTCACCGTGATGCTCGTCGGTGAACGCTGTGCCGAGCTGATGCGCGCGGAGATCTGA
- a CDS encoding M18 family aminopeptidase, with protein sequence MSASARIPTSATARGLGEFVDASPSPFHVCATVARELENAGYTRLFEDREWAEADLSAPSARHFVIRGGSIIAWETGQAGAFRIVGGHTDSPNLRLKQHPDRSSAGVAMVALEPYGGAWLNSWLDRDLGLSGRLAYRSGNSVAHTLVHVTEPIVRVPQLAIHLAEDRKGVSLDPQRHVNAVWGIGDEVPDVLGWVSEHAGIDPDALLGWELMTHDVAPSAIIGADGNLLSAPRLDNQGTCYAGMRALLDARSSTNTKMLVLFDHEEVGSGSERGAASDFLGSICERIVLARGGSRADFLRTMAASVCLSGDMAHATHPNYPERHEPGHRISIGGGPVLKVNQNLRYASDAMGEAIFALACDAAGVPMQRYVHRADLPCGSTIGPITASRTGLTTIDVGAPQLAMHSARELMGADDVPMYSAALQAFLTQD encoded by the coding sequence ATGAGTGCGTCCGCCCGGATCCCGACCAGCGCGACCGCGCGTGGGCTCGGAGAATTCGTCGATGCGTCCCCGTCGCCGTTCCACGTCTGTGCGACGGTGGCTCGGGAACTCGAGAACGCCGGCTACACACGGCTTTTCGAGGACCGGGAGTGGGCGGAAGCCGACCTGAGCGCGCCGTCGGCGCGGCATTTCGTGATCCGCGGCGGCTCCATCATCGCGTGGGAGACCGGGCAGGCCGGAGCCTTCCGCATCGTCGGCGGGCACACCGACAGCCCCAACCTGCGGCTCAAGCAGCATCCGGACCGTTCGTCGGCCGGGGTTGCGATGGTCGCGCTCGAGCCCTATGGCGGCGCCTGGCTCAACTCGTGGCTGGACCGCGATCTGGGCCTGTCCGGCCGCCTCGCATACCGGTCGGGAAACTCGGTGGCGCACACGCTGGTTCACGTGACCGAGCCGATCGTGCGGGTGCCCCAGCTCGCGATCCATCTGGCCGAGGATCGCAAGGGTGTCTCGCTCGATCCGCAGCGGCACGTCAACGCCGTGTGGGGGATCGGCGACGAGGTGCCCGACGTCCTGGGCTGGGTGTCGGAGCATGCGGGGATCGATCCCGATGCGCTCCTCGGCTGGGAACTCATGACCCACGACGTGGCACCGTCGGCGATCATCGGTGCCGACGGAAACCTGCTCAGCGCACCCCGATTGGACAACCAGGGCACCTGCTACGCGGGTATGCGGGCCCTGCTCGACGCCAGGTCGTCGACGAATACGAAGATGCTGGTGCTGTTCGACCACGAAGAGGTCGGCAGCGGTTCCGAGCGCGGCGCGGCGTCGGACTTCCTGGGTTCGATCTGTGAGCGAATCGTGCTGGCGCGGGGCGGATCACGTGCGGACTTCCTTCGGACGATGGCGGCGAGCGTCTGCCTGTCCGGGGACATGGCCCACGCGACCCACCCGAACTATCCCGAACGGCACGAACCCGGCCACCGCATCTCGATCGGCGGCGGCCCGGTGCTCAAGGTGAACCAGAATCTGCGCTACGCGTCGGATGCGATGGGCGAAGCCATCTTCGCGCTCGCCTGCGATGCAGCGGGGGTGCCGATGCAGCGGTACGTCCACCGGGCGGATCTGCCGTGCGGCTCGACGATCGGGCCGATCACGGCATCACGGACGGGCCTCACGACGATCGATGTAGGCGCGCCGCAACTCGCGATGCACTCCGCGCGCGAGCTCATGGGCGCCGACGACGTGCCGATGTATTCGGCTGCGCTGCAGGCGTTCCTGACGCAGGACTGA
- a CDS encoding RNA polymerase sigma factor produces MSSDQPGSSARGPEGLLAVYDQALPEVYGFVVRRCTDRRTAEDVTSETFLAAMDSVRRRRETEPTTPWLIGIARHKLADHWRRAQRTPEPVDNLPERGDDPWDTELDRMVAHHTLGQLSPVHRSVLTLRYVDDLPVGECAEILGRTVGATEALLTRAKRAFRAAYPETQPQPSGRGGHA; encoded by the coding sequence GTGAGCAGCGACCAACCGGGTTCGTCGGCCCGGGGACCAGAGGGATTGCTGGCCGTCTACGACCAGGCACTGCCGGAGGTGTACGGCTTCGTCGTGCGCCGCTGCACGGATCGTCGAACCGCCGAAGACGTCACGTCGGAGACCTTTCTGGCCGCGATGGACTCGGTCCGACGACGCCGGGAGACCGAACCGACCACCCCGTGGCTGATCGGGATCGCCCGGCACAAGCTCGCCGACCACTGGCGACGCGCCCAGCGCACCCCAGAGCCCGTCGACAACCTACCCGAACGCGGCGACGACCCCTGGGACACCGAACTCGACCGGATGGTCGCCCACCACACTCTCGGCCAGCTGTCGCCGGTCCATCGATCGGTCCTGACCCTGCGCTACGTCGACGATCTCCCCGTCGGTGAGTGCGCGGAGATCCTGGGCCGCACGGTCGGCGCGACCGAGGCGCTTCTCACCAGGGCCAAGCGCGCGTTCCGTGCCGCCTATCCCGAGACACAACCCCAGCCCAGCGGGAGAGGAGGTCACGCATGA
- a CDS encoding VOC family protein yields MSTRNSSRFDATRDPLHVLNAASTPGFDDPVRPDRDFADALRDRLERGVTLPEGVVMATATQLDVPETTSAGTGVETEPTVERPGALPYLVVAEPQAAIDWYVEALGARLRGEPIVMSDGVIGHAELELGGGAIYLAAEFPDLGLRAPAPGQVSVSLMVAVDDTDDAVSTAARAGAAVTREPYEAHGTRTAVIVDPFGHRWMLSGPSKITTAETVHQGDIGYMSLNTPDAARARRFYGAVLGWEFDVEGRRVTNVGHRLGVFETDGAPTMFCAYAVDDLDAAHGRIVAAGGQGEFGASPDGHRVVDAVDDQGVRFAVYAPEPGDVRPQTHPRDPGAMTYLTVLTPDSGRFRAFYGSVLGWTFHGGRIDDGWEVDDSRPQVGLAGGAESSVAVPMWTTEDVVAAVERVRAAGGTVLEEPNTAPYGISARCTDDQGAQFYLGQLF; encoded by the coding sequence ATGAGTACCCGGAACAGCTCGCGTTTCGACGCGACACGAGATCCGCTGCACGTCCTGAACGCGGCGAGCACCCCGGGCTTCGACGATCCGGTCCGTCCCGACCGCGATTTCGCCGATGCGCTGCGTGATCGCCTCGAGCGCGGGGTGACACTACCCGAAGGAGTCGTCATGGCCACCGCAACACAACTCGACGTACCCGAGACCACGTCGGCCGGTACCGGGGTCGAGACGGAACCGACCGTCGAACGTCCCGGCGCCCTCCCCTATCTCGTCGTCGCCGAACCGCAGGCCGCGATCGACTGGTACGTCGAGGCGCTCGGCGCCCGGCTGCGCGGCGAGCCGATCGTGATGTCGGACGGCGTGATCGGTCATGCCGAACTCGAGTTGGGCGGGGGTGCAATCTATCTCGCCGCCGAGTTCCCCGACCTCGGACTCCGGGCGCCCGCACCCGGGCAGGTGTCGGTCAGCCTGATGGTCGCCGTCGACGACACCGATGACGCGGTCTCGACGGCCGCCCGCGCCGGGGCCGCGGTCACCCGCGAACCGTACGAGGCCCACGGCACCCGCACGGCGGTCATCGTCGATCCGTTCGGACACCGGTGGATGCTGAGCGGACCGTCGAAGATCACGACCGCCGAAACGGTCCACCAGGGCGACATCGGTTACATGTCCCTCAACACGCCCGACGCCGCCCGCGCCCGGCGCTTCTACGGCGCCGTCCTCGGCTGGGAGTTCGACGTCGAGGGAAGGCGCGTCACCAACGTGGGCCACCGACTCGGCGTCTTCGAGACCGACGGTGCGCCGACGATGTTCTGCGCGTATGCCGTCGACGACCTCGACGCGGCCCATGGGCGCATCGTCGCGGCAGGCGGACAGGGTGAGTTCGGCGCCAGTCCCGACGGTCACCGCGTCGTCGACGCCGTCGACGACCAGGGCGTCCGCTTCGCGGTCTACGCCCCCGAGCCCGGCGACGTCCGGCCGCAGACACACCCGCGCGATCCCGGGGCCATGACCTATCTGACGGTGCTGACTCCCGACAGCGGCCGCTTCCGCGCGTTCTACGGGTCGGTGCTCGGCTGGACATTCCACGGCGGACGCATCGACGACGGCTGGGAAGTGGACGACTCCCGGCCGCAGGTCGGTCTCGCCGGTGGCGCAGAGAGCTCGGTGGCGGTGCCGATGTGGACGACCGAGGACGTGGTCGCCGCGGTCGAGCGCGTCCGTGCCGCCGGCGGCACGGTGCTCGAGGAACCGAACACCGCACCGTACGGCATCTCGGCGCGCTGCACCGACGACCAGGGCGCACAGTTCTACCTCGGGCAGTTGTTCTGA
- a CDS encoding lytic transglycosylase domain-containing protein: MGKHSKPRKRSRTPLWATALLPVGVLAGAATAGAELSGHTLAPTPVSAPQPAAEATTAPPSVTPAVRAHPIAPTPPPPPVRPASVTTGAVPVTNYDAYESAAKAVTSTHPRCGIDWKVIAGIGRVESHHADQGNVNPDGVLRSAIFGPRLDGSLAGNQVIGDTDRGELDGDPVYDRAVGPMQFLPSTWKMYAADGNGDGKSDPQNIFDAALTTANYLCDEDLDLRDSSSLVTAVLRYNNSMDYVNKVLGFAREY, from the coding sequence TTGGGTAAGCACTCCAAGCCACGGAAGAGGTCACGCACACCGTTGTGGGCCACCGCCCTCCTGCCGGTGGGCGTTCTCGCCGGCGCGGCCACGGCCGGGGCCGAGCTCTCCGGTCACACGTTGGCGCCGACGCCGGTGTCGGCACCCCAGCCCGCGGCCGAGGCCACCACCGCGCCCCCGTCGGTGACGCCGGCCGTCCGGGCACACCCGATCGCTCCGACTCCCCCGCCGCCACCGGTCCGCCCGGCCAGCGTGACGACCGGCGCGGTGCCGGTGACCAACTACGACGCCTATGAGTCCGCTGCGAAGGCCGTCACGAGCACTCATCCACGCTGCGGGATCGACTGGAAGGTCATCGCCGGGATCGGTCGCGTCGAGTCCCATCACGCCGACCAGGGCAACGTGAACCCCGACGGGGTGCTGCGCAGCGCGATCTTCGGCCCGCGCCTCGACGGTTCCCTCGCCGGCAACCAGGTCATCGGGGACACCGACCGCGGCGAGCTCGACGGCGACCCGGTCTACGACCGCGCGGTCGGCCCGATGCAATTCCTGCCGTCGACGTGGAAGATGTACGCCGCCGACGGCAACGGCGACGGAAAGTCCGACCCGCAGAACATCTTCGACGCCGCGCTGACCACCGCGAACTACTTGTGCGACGAAGACCTCGACCTGCGGGACTCGTCCTCACTGGTGACTGCCGTGCTGCGGTACAACAACTCGATGGACTACGTGAACAAGGTCCTCGGGTTCGCCCGCGAATACTGA
- a CDS encoding DUF1772 domain-containing protein: protein MDVVRDVMVTLAIVTTGLSAGVLAGFGYAVIPGLTRAGADVAVAGMQRMNSAILNPVFAVIFGGGVVFGALTVWAGWGSGLRWWALAATILTALGVVITVAVNVPANDRLDAAGAVRGDEAVQVWSRFTAVWVSWNIVRSVLTTAAVVVLVVGVLVG, encoded by the coding sequence ATGGACGTGGTGCGCGACGTGATGGTGACCCTGGCGATCGTGACCACCGGACTCAGCGCCGGTGTGCTGGCGGGATTCGGCTATGCCGTGATCCCCGGTCTGACCCGGGCCGGTGCCGACGTGGCGGTCGCGGGGATGCAGCGGATGAACAGTGCCATCCTCAACCCCGTCTTCGCGGTGATCTTCGGCGGCGGCGTGGTGTTCGGGGCTCTGACCGTCTGGGCCGGCTGGGGATCGGGCCTTCGCTGGTGGGCCCTCGCCGCGACGATCCTCACCGCACTCGGCGTCGTCATCACGGTGGCCGTCAACGTCCCCGCCAACGACCGCCTCGACGCTGCCGGTGCGGTTCGCGGTGACGAGGCGGTGCAGGTCTGGTCGCGGTTCACGGCCGTCTGGGTGTCGTGGAACATCGTGCGTTCCGTGCTGACCACCGCCGCCGTGGTGGTGTTGGTCGTCGGGGTACTCGTGGGGTGA
- a CDS encoding alpha/beta fold hydrolase, with protein MTTALPASELPTVELPSGVIEYATYGPADSGHPPVVFVHGAVVDHRLWEPTALLLAERGFRCFVPLMPLGSHHLPLGPGADRSPRGMSRLLREFVARFDLSPATLVANDSGGAITQFALDDDPRFVSRLVFTNCDAFDLFPPQPFRLYFALMRNRVLLKPLAVAMRLRALRHSALGVGLLLNDPDPELTGSVFEPLQTDERIRDDFIAFLRGISPAELAEITPRMSGVDLPVRLVWGRDDRCFTPAHGRRLAAAFPGRAQFVEVPDARTFVSLDQPVALADQIAELTVGDLTSP; from the coding sequence ATGACAACTGCACTGCCGGCCTCCGAGTTGCCGACCGTCGAGCTGCCGTCCGGCGTCATCGAGTACGCCACCTACGGACCCGCCGACTCCGGGCACCCGCCCGTCGTCTTCGTCCACGGTGCCGTCGTCGACCATCGGCTGTGGGAACCGACCGCACTCCTGCTCGCCGAACGCGGATTCAGGTGCTTCGTCCCCCTCATGCCCCTGGGGTCTCATCACCTTCCGCTCGGGCCCGGAGCGGACCGGTCACCGCGCGGGATGAGCCGGCTCCTACGTGAGTTCGTCGCCCGCTTCGACCTGTCCCCCGCCACCCTCGTGGCCAACGACTCCGGCGGCGCCATCACCCAGTTCGCCCTCGACGACGACCCACGATTCGTCAGCCGGCTGGTGTTCACGAACTGCGATGCGTTCGATCTCTTCCCGCCGCAGCCGTTCCGCCTGTACTTCGCGCTGATGAGGAATCGGGTGCTGCTGAAGCCCCTGGCCGTCGCGATGCGACTGCGCGCGTTGCGCCATTCGGCACTGGGGGTCGGTCTGCTGCTGAACGATCCCGATCCGGAACTCACCGGCTCGGTGTTCGAGCCGCTACAGACCGACGAACGCATCCGCGACGACTTCATCGCATTCCTGCGAGGCATCAGTCCGGCCGAACTGGCGGAGATCACCCCGCGGATGTCGGGTGTCGACCTCCCGGTCCGCCTGGTCTGGGGGCGCGACGACCGATGCTTCACCCCGGCGCACGGACGTCGGCTGGCCGCGGCCTTCCCCGGCCGCGCGCAATTCGTCGAGGTTCCCGACGCGCGGACCTTCGTGTCCCTCGATCAGCCGGTGGCCCTCGCCGACCAGATCGCCGAGCTCACCGTCGGCGATCTCACCTCGCCCTGA
- the purS gene encoding phosphoribosylformylglycinamidine synthase subunit PurS, whose translation MARVVVDVMPKAEILDPQGQAIVGALGRLGFSGIGDVRQGKRFELEVDDSVDDTTLERIAEELLTNTVIENFNVSRVAE comes from the coding sequence ATGGCGCGAGTGGTGGTCGACGTGATGCCCAAAGCCGAGATTCTCGACCCCCAGGGCCAGGCCATCGTCGGCGCCCTGGGCCGGCTCGGGTTCAGCGGTATCGGCGACGTCCGTCAGGGCAAGCGATTCGAACTCGAGGTCGACGACTCGGTGGATGACACGACACTCGAGCGCATCGCCGAAGAACTCCTGACCAACACGGTCATCGAGAACTTCAACGTCTCGCGCGTCGCGGAGTAG
- a CDS encoding MarR family winged helix-turn-helix transcriptional regulator: MSGDCRSYSGADESVNAASTALNAFLERLIDLGRPGTLESLAATDITFSQLRILSALACQPGPMSVNAIADQVQLSLAAAGRTVDKLVGCDLVDRREDPSDRRVKRISLTDAGRRYLETHLAVKRGTIRHFVANLPTDMRDNLCAALRPIVDDAVDHFCLPSDGRQAS, translated from the coding sequence GTGTCCGGAGATTGCAGGTCGTACAGCGGTGCCGACGAGTCGGTGAACGCTGCCTCGACGGCGCTCAACGCTTTCCTCGAGCGGCTCATCGACCTGGGCCGGCCGGGGACACTGGAGAGCTTGGCAGCCACCGACATCACGTTCTCCCAGTTGCGCATCCTCTCCGCACTCGCCTGCCAGCCCGGCCCGATGTCGGTGAACGCCATCGCCGATCAGGTACAGCTGTCGCTCGCAGCCGCGGGCCGGACGGTGGACAAACTGGTCGGCTGCGATCTGGTCGACCGTCGCGAGGACCCGTCCGACCGACGGGTCAAGCGCATCTCCCTCACCGACGCGGGGCGGCGCTACCTCGAGACCCACCTGGCCGTGAAGCGCGGGACCATCCGGCACTTCGTCGCCAACCTGCCGACAGACATGCGGGACAACCTCTGCGCGGCCCTGCGTCCGATCGTCGACGACGCCGTCGACCATTTCTGTCTGCCCTCCGATGGACGGCAGGCGTCATGA
- a CDS encoding glutathione peroxidase, with protein sequence MANIKDIPVSALDGSDVSLNDFGGPLLVVNVASKCGLTPQYAGLEELAKTYGDKGLTVVGVPCNQFMGQEPGTAEEIATFCSATYGVTFPLLEKTDVNGDDRHPLYAELTRHADADGEAGDIQWNFEKFLVNADGEVVNRFRPRTEPTDPTVIAAIESVL encoded by the coding sequence ATGGCCAACATCAAGGACATCCCGGTTTCCGCCCTCGACGGCTCCGACGTCTCGCTGAACGACTTCGGCGGTCCGCTTCTCGTCGTGAACGTCGCCAGCAAGTGCGGACTCACCCCGCAGTACGCCGGCCTCGAAGAGCTCGCGAAGACGTACGGCGACAAGGGCCTCACCGTCGTCGGAGTGCCCTGCAACCAGTTCATGGGACAGGAGCCCGGCACCGCCGAGGAGATCGCCACCTTCTGCTCGGCGACCTACGGTGTGACGTTCCCGCTGCTGGAGAAGACCGACGTGAACGGCGACGATCGCCACCCGCTGTATGCCGAACTCACCCGGCACGCCGATGCCGACGGCGAGGCGGGTGACATCCAATGGAACTTCGAGAAGTTTCTCGTCAACGCCGACGGTGAGGTCGTCAACCGCTTCCGTCCGCGCACCGAGCCCACCGACCCGACGGTCATCGCCGCCATCGAATCCGTGCTCTGA
- the purQ gene encoding phosphoribosylformylglycinamidine synthase subunit PurQ: protein MTARIGVITFPGTLDDVDAARAVRLAGAEPVSLWHGDADLKGVDAIIVPGGFSYGDYLRAGAIARFAPVMGSVVEAAGKGMPILGICNGFQVLCEAGLLPGALTRNEGLHFICRDEWLRVESNTTAWTTRFEQGAEILIPLKSGEGRYVASQRKLEELEGEGLVVFRFPERNPNGSALEIAGISSPNGRIVGLMPHPEHATEPLTGPSDDGLGLFYSVIDSVLASV, encoded by the coding sequence ATGACAGCTCGTATCGGGGTCATCACCTTCCCCGGAACCCTCGACGACGTCGACGCGGCCCGCGCGGTCCGGCTCGCCGGTGCCGAGCCGGTGTCGTTGTGGCACGGCGACGCCGACCTCAAGGGAGTCGACGCGATCATCGTGCCCGGCGGCTTCTCATACGGCGACTACCTGCGTGCGGGTGCCATCGCGCGGTTCGCGCCGGTCATGGGTTCGGTTGTCGAGGCAGCGGGCAAGGGGATGCCGATTCTCGGTATCTGCAACGGTTTCCAGGTGCTCTGTGAGGCCGGGCTGCTGCCGGGTGCCCTCACCCGCAACGAGGGGCTGCACTTCATCTGTCGCGACGAGTGGCTGCGCGTCGAGTCGAACACCACCGCATGGACGACCCGCTTCGAGCAGGGCGCGGAGATCCTGATCCCGCTCAAGTCGGGCGAGGGTCGTTACGTGGCCTCGCAGCGCAAGCTCGAGGAGCTCGAAGGGGAGGGCCTGGTCGTGTTCCGGTTCCCGGAGCGCAACCCCAACGGCTCGGCCCTCGAGATCGCCGGGATCTCCAGTCCCAACGGACGGATCGTCGGCCTGATGCCGCACCCCGAGCACGCCACCGAGCCGCTCACCGGTCCGAGCGACGACGGTCTCGGACTCTTCTACTCGGTGATCGACTCGGTTCTCGCCTCGGTGTGA